A window from Herbaspirillum sp. meg3 encodes these proteins:
- a CDS encoding ribose-phosphate pyrophosphokinase — MAYENLMVFTGSANPELAQGVVEKLGIPLGKANVSKFSDGEVMVEINENVRGKDVFVLQSTCAPTNDNLMEIMIMVDALKRASAGRITAAIPYYGYARQDRRPRSARVAISAKVVANMLQEAGVERVLIMDLHADQIQGFFDIPVDNIYASPILLGDLVSKNYDDLLVVSPDVGGVVRARALAKRLGCDLAIIDKRRPKANVSEVMNIIGEVEGRNCVIMDDMVDTAGTLTKAAEVLKERGAKKVVAYCTHPVLSGPALDRIANSPLDELVVTDTIPLSDAAKACGKIRQLTCASLLAETFKRISKGDSVMSLFAE; from the coding sequence ATGGCATACGAAAACCTGATGGTTTTTACCGGCAGCGCCAACCCAGAACTGGCGCAAGGCGTCGTCGAAAAATTAGGTATCCCGTTGGGCAAGGCCAATGTTTCGAAGTTCTCCGACGGTGAAGTGATGGTCGAGATCAATGAAAACGTCCGCGGTAAAGACGTTTTCGTGTTGCAGTCGACCTGCGCACCGACCAACGACAACCTGATGGAAATCATGATCATGGTTGACGCGTTGAAGCGTGCTTCCGCCGGCCGTATCACTGCTGCAATCCCGTACTATGGTTATGCCCGTCAGGATCGCCGCCCGCGTTCCGCCCGTGTTGCGATTTCGGCCAAGGTCGTCGCCAACATGCTGCAGGAAGCCGGCGTTGAACGCGTCCTGATCATGGACTTGCACGCTGACCAGATTCAAGGTTTCTTCGACATTCCGGTCGACAACATCTATGCATCGCCGATTTTGCTGGGCGACCTGGTGAGTAAGAACTACGACGACCTGCTGGTCGTGTCGCCCGACGTCGGCGGCGTGGTGCGCGCCCGTGCATTGGCGAAGCGCCTCGGCTGCGATCTGGCGATCATCGACAAACGCCGCCCGAAGGCGAACGTGTCGGAAGTCATGAACATTATCGGTGAAGTCGAAGGCCGTAACTGCGTGATCATGGATGACATGGTCGACACCGCCGGCACGCTGACCAAGGCTGCTGAAGTGTTGAAAGAGCGCGGCGCCAAAAAGGTTGTCGCTTACTGTACGCACCCTGTGCTGTCCGGCCCTGCGCTGGATCGTATCGCCAATTCGCCACTGGACGAGCTGGTCGTCACCGACACGATTCCGTTGTCGGACGCCGCCAAAGCCTGCGGCAAGATTCGCCAACTGACCTGCGCCAGCCTGCTGGCCGAGACATTCAAGCGTATCAGCAAGGGCGACTCGGTGATGTCGCTGTTTGCAGAATAA
- a CDS encoding outer membrane lipoprotein LolB, with translation MTINLLKHGAAACLVMLAAGCATVAPPDSADNGPAVERRYNDTIDLSGRLSIRYEQDRREQAVHGSFTWNQSARHIVLSLLSPLGQTLATIDIKPGIAVLTQSGKPPLSAADVDVLTEQALGWPLPVSGLRDWLQGFGRGADGKPFVAQPSRDTVRFTTRDGWSLSYGEWQDDAAKTEKNRPKRIDLTRETKQAGPVSIRIVIDDWQSH, from the coding sequence ATGACGATCAATTTATTGAAACACGGTGCAGCGGCATGCCTGGTGATGCTGGCAGCCGGTTGCGCCACCGTTGCTCCGCCTGACAGCGCAGACAACGGCCCTGCCGTAGAACGCCGCTATAACGACACCATCGATCTCAGCGGACGCCTGTCGATCCGCTATGAACAAGATCGCCGCGAACAAGCCGTCCACGGCAGTTTCACCTGGAACCAGAGCGCACGTCATATCGTCCTCAGCCTGCTGTCCCCTCTGGGCCAGACGCTGGCGACCATCGACATCAAGCCCGGGATCGCCGTACTGACGCAATCGGGCAAACCACCGTTATCGGCAGCCGATGTCGACGTCCTGACAGAGCAAGCCCTGGGCTGGCCGTTGCCGGTATCCGGTCTGCGTGACTGGCTGCAAGGTTTCGGGCGCGGTGCCGATGGCAAACCCTTCGTCGCGCAGCCATCCCGCGATACGGTGCGTTTTACCACCCGCGACGGCTGGAGCCTGAGTTACGGCGAATGGCAGGATGATGCAGCCAAAACGGAGAAGAATCGTCCAAAACGCATCGATCTGACGCGCGAAACCAAACAGGCCGGCCCGGTATCGATCCGCATCGTGATCGATGACTGGCAAAGTCATTAA
- a CDS encoding glutamate synthase subunit beta: protein MGKVTGFMEYERLKEASEAPQSRMKHYKEFVLHLGDAEAKVQGARCMDCGIPFCNNGCPVNNIIPDWNDLVYRGDYKEALDTLHSTNNFPEFTGRICPAPCEAACTLGINSDAVGIKSIEHFIIDKGWENGWVTPQPAAVKTGKKVAVVGSGPAGLAAAQQLARAGHDVTVFEKNDRVGGLLRYGIPDFKMEKSHIDLRVEQMQAEGVVFRTSTLVGKDFPANITNWSKETVSPDDLKKDFDAVVIAGGAELPRDLPVPGRELKGVHFAMEFLPLQNKVNAGDKLKGQIMATDKHVVVIGGGDTGSDCVGTSNRHGAASVAQFELMPQPPETENKPMVWPYWPTKLRTSSSHEEGCDRDWAVATKRLEGKNGKVEKLIAARVEWKDGKMQEVPNSEFEMKADLVLLAMGFVSPVQQVLESFGVDKDQRGNAKATTDGEGCYKTSVDKVFAAGDMRRGQSLVVWAIREGRQCARAVDEFLMGSSVLPR from the coding sequence ATGGGTAAAGTAACCGGCTTTATGGAATATGAGCGCCTGAAAGAGGCGAGCGAAGCGCCGCAGTCGCGCATGAAGCATTACAAGGAGTTCGTTCTCCATCTGGGCGACGCGGAAGCCAAAGTGCAAGGCGCACGCTGCATGGATTGCGGCATCCCGTTCTGCAACAACGGCTGCCCGGTCAACAACATCATCCCCGACTGGAATGATCTGGTCTATCGCGGCGACTACAAGGAAGCGCTGGACACGCTGCACTCGACCAATAACTTCCCCGAATTCACCGGCCGCATCTGCCCCGCGCCGTGTGAAGCGGCTTGCACGCTGGGTATCAACAGCGATGCCGTCGGCATTAAGTCGATTGAGCATTTCATCATCGACAAGGGGTGGGAAAACGGCTGGGTCACGCCGCAACCGGCTGCCGTCAAGACCGGCAAGAAAGTCGCCGTGGTCGGCTCCGGTCCTGCGGGCCTGGCTGCCGCACAACAACTGGCGCGCGCCGGTCATGACGTCACCGTGTTCGAAAAGAATGACCGCGTCGGCGGCCTGCTGCGTTACGGCATCCCCGATTTCAAGATGGAAAAGTCGCACATCGACCTGCGCGTCGAACAGATGCAAGCAGAAGGCGTCGTCTTCCGTACCAGCACGCTGGTGGGCAAGGATTTCCCTGCCAATATCACCAACTGGTCCAAGGAAACGGTTTCTCCTGACGACCTGAAGAAAGATTTCGACGCCGTCGTCATCGCCGGCGGTGCAGAACTGCCGCGTGACTTGCCGGTGCCTGGACGCGAATTGAAGGGCGTGCATTTCGCCATGGAATTCCTGCCGCTGCAAAACAAGGTCAACGCCGGCGACAAGCTCAAGGGCCAGATCATGGCGACCGACAAGCACGTGGTCGTGATCGGCGGCGGCGATACCGGTTCCGACTGCGTCGGCACCTCCAACCGTCACGGCGCTGCATCAGTCGCTCAGTTCGAGCTGATGCCGCAACCGCCGGAAACAGAAAACAAGCCGATGGTCTGGCCGTACTGGCCAACCAAGCTGCGCACATCGTCGTCGCATGAAGAAGGTTGCGACCGCGATTGGGCCGTGGCGACCAAACGCCTGGAAGGCAAGAACGGCAAGGTTGAAAAACTGATCGCCGCGCGCGTCGAATGGAAGGACGGCAAGATGCAGGAAGTGCCGAATTCCGAATTCGAAATGAAGGCCGACCTGGTGCTGCTGGCCATGGGCTTCGTCTCGCCGGTGCAGCAAGTGCTCGAATCTTTCGGCGTCGACAAGGACCAACGCGGCAACGCCAAGGCCACCACCGATGGCGAAGGCTGCTACAAGACTTCGGTCGACAAGGTGTTTGCCGCAGGCGACATGCGTCGCGGTCAATCGCTCGTGGTCTGGGCGATTCGCGAAGGCCGTCAATGCGCACGTGCAGTGGATGAGTTCCTGATGGGCTCGTCGGTGCTGCCACGCTGA
- the ispE gene encoding 4-(cytidine 5'-diphospho)-2-C-methyl-D-erythritol kinase yields the protein MQASLYNCPAPAKLNLFLHVTGRRADGYHLLQTVFQLLDRSDTLDFSVRADGRIHRTNDVPGVPEETDLVVRAARLLQTAAGKPHLGADITVHKQLPMGGGLGGGSSDAATTLMVLNHLWQTGLNRTQLMALGLQLGADVPFFLFGRNAFAEGVGEDLVALETANRWFVVIEPGVSVPTAIIFSSEELTRDTKVVRITDFPEAHNLLDSDFGKNDLEVVAAKQFPPVAEAINWLKTYGNARMTGSGACVFCSFEHEHQADEVLKQVPSKWIAWKAKAMQEHPLAQLISS from the coding sequence ATGCAAGCAAGCCTGTACAACTGCCCCGCGCCGGCAAAACTGAACCTGTTCCTGCACGTGACCGGCCGTCGCGCCGATGGCTATCATTTGCTGCAAACGGTATTTCAGCTGCTTGATCGTAGCGATACGCTGGATTTTTCCGTGCGCGCCGATGGGCGTATTCATCGCACCAATGATGTTCCCGGCGTGCCCGAAGAAACCGATCTGGTGGTGCGTGCCGCCCGGTTGCTGCAAACAGCCGCCGGAAAGCCACATCTCGGCGCCGACATTACCGTCCATAAGCAACTTCCCATGGGAGGCGGCCTGGGAGGCGGATCATCCGATGCCGCGACCACGCTGATGGTCTTGAATCATTTGTGGCAAACCGGCTTAAACCGCACGCAATTGATGGCGCTGGGGCTGCAATTAGGGGCCGACGTCCCCTTCTTTTTGTTTGGCCGCAATGCGTTTGCCGAGGGTGTCGGCGAGGATCTGGTCGCCCTGGAAACCGCCAATCGCTGGTTCGTGGTCATCGAACCTGGGGTATCCGTACCAACCGCGATAATTTTTTCGTCAGAAGAATTGACAAGGGATACAAAAGTCGTCAGAATAACGGACTTTCCTGAAGCACATAATCTTCTCGATAGCGACTTCGGAAAAAACGACTTAGAAGTGGTGGCTGCCAAGCAGTTTCCTCCTGTCGCTGAAGCCATCAACTGGCTCAAGACATACGGAAACGCAAGAATGACAGGATCCGGCGCTTGTGTATTTTGTTCTTTCGAACATGAACATCAAGCAGACGAAGTACTGAAACAAGTACCTTCGAAATGGATCGCCTGGAAAGCCAAAGCGATGCAGGAACATCCTCTCGCCCAGTTGATAAGTTCGTAA
- a CDS encoding M61 family metallopeptidase: protein MTTPIRYSITSNDCAAHVFDVTLTVDAPAADGQVFSLPAWIPGSYMIREFARNIVQIRGEAGGKKVALRKLDKHTWRAAPCTGPLTLSYQVYAWDLSVRTAHLDQTHAFFNGTSVFLRVEGQEQSQHVVDIRRPEGDAYKRWRVATSLPELKAKRYGFGSYIAGDYDELIDHPVELGDFALTTFTAHGVPHDIVITGKVPNLDMARLSSDLKKICEAQIAFFEPKSKRAPMSRYVFMTMVVGDGYGGLEHRASTALICARSDLPVKGKAESTDGYRTYLGLCSHEYFHTWNVKRIKPAMFAPYDLREEGYTSLLWLFEGFTSYYDDLFLVRTGLIDTPDYLKMLSKTTNGVLRGSGRRKQSVAESSFDAWVKYYRQDENAPNAIVSYYTKGSLVALGLDLTIRAETNGSKSLDDVMLALWQRFGRDFYSRKGGKGVGEEEAEALFEEVSGVKLKRFFDRYIRGTEDLPLESLMAPFGVAYADVRKDAKPGMNVRVTRDGGDAKLANVYDGGAGQRAGLSAGDRLVALDGVRIPPTGMDGLLARYSENDVVALHVFRRDELMCFQVKLKNDGAPQVTLTAQDKPVALVRKRKAWLGAN from the coding sequence ATGACTACCCCGATTCGCTACAGCATCACCTCCAACGATTGCGCCGCCCACGTGTTCGACGTCACCCTGACAGTCGATGCGCCGGCTGCCGACGGACAAGTATTTTCCTTGCCGGCGTGGATTCCCGGCAGCTACATGATTCGTGAATTCGCGCGCAATATCGTACAAATCCGCGGCGAAGCCGGCGGCAAGAAAGTCGCGCTGCGCAAGCTCGACAAACACACCTGGCGTGCTGCGCCGTGTACCGGCCCGCTGACGCTGAGCTATCAGGTCTATGCCTGGGATTTGTCGGTGCGTACCGCACATCTGGATCAGACCCACGCTTTCTTTAACGGCACCAGCGTGTTTCTGCGTGTTGAAGGGCAGGAGCAATCGCAACACGTCGTCGACATCCGCCGCCCCGAAGGCGACGCTTACAAGCGCTGGCGCGTGGCGACTTCCTTGCCGGAACTTAAGGCCAAGCGTTATGGATTCGGGTCTTACATCGCCGGCGACTATGACGAGTTGATCGACCATCCGGTTGAGCTGGGCGACTTTGCGCTGACTACTTTTACAGCGCATGGCGTACCGCACGACATTGTGATCACCGGCAAAGTGCCGAATCTGGACATGGCACGCCTGTCCTCCGATCTGAAGAAGATCTGCGAAGCGCAGATTGCCTTCTTCGAGCCGAAAAGCAAACGTGCACCGATGTCGCGTTACGTCTTCATGACCATGGTCGTTGGCGATGGCTACGGCGGTCTGGAGCATCGTGCTTCGACCGCGCTGATTTGTGCGCGCAGCGATCTGCCGGTGAAAGGCAAGGCGGAATCGACCGATGGCTACCGCACCTATCTCGGTTTGTGCAGCCACGAATATTTCCACACCTGGAACGTCAAACGCATCAAACCGGCGATGTTTGCGCCGTATGACTTGCGGGAAGAGGGCTACACCTCGTTGCTGTGGCTGTTTGAGGGGTTCACCAGCTACTACGACGATCTGTTCCTGGTTCGCACCGGTCTGATCGATACGCCGGACTATCTGAAGATGCTGTCGAAGACCACCAACGGTGTCTTGCGTGGCAGCGGCCGACGCAAGCAGAGTGTGGCTGAATCGAGCTTCGACGCCTGGGTCAAATACTACCGCCAGGACGAAAACGCACCGAACGCCATCGTCAGCTATTACACCAAAGGTTCGCTCGTCGCGCTGGGTCTTGACCTGACGATCCGTGCTGAAACCAATGGCAGCAAGTCGCTGGACGATGTGATGCTGGCGTTGTGGCAGCGCTTTGGCCGTGATTTCTATAGCCGTAAAGGAGGCAAGGGCGTCGGTGAGGAAGAGGCCGAGGCTTTGTTCGAAGAAGTCAGCGGCGTGAAGTTGAAGCGTTTCTTTGATCGCTATATTCGCGGCACCGAAGACCTGCCGCTGGAGTCGTTGATGGCGCCGTTCGGCGTCGCCTATGCAGACGTGCGCAAGGATGCCAAGCCCGGTATGAATGTTCGTGTGACGCGCGACGGCGGCGACGCCAAGCTTGCCAATGTGTACGACGGCGGTGCAGGGCAGCGTGCGGGATTGTCGGCAGGTGATCGTTTGGTCGCGCTGGATGGGGTTCGTATTCCACCAACAGGTATGGATGGTTTGCTGGCCCGTTATAGCGAGAATGACGTCGTCGCTTTGCACGTGTTCCGTCGCGACGAACTGATGTGTTTCCAGGTCAAGCTGAAGAATGATGGCGCACCGCAAGTGACGTTGACTGCGCAAGATAAGCCGGTTGCTCTGGTGCGCAAACGCAAGGCGTGGCTGGGCGCCAATTAA
- a CDS encoding 50S ribosomal protein L25/general stress protein Ctc, translating into MKVIAFPRKEQGTGASRRLRNAGQTPAIVYGGTAAPLNIALDHNALYHALKKEAFHSSILDLEIDGKVEQVLLRDFQVHAYKQLVLHVDFQRVDASQKIHVKVPLHFVNAEISPAVKLASGIISHVITELDISCLPKDLPEFVSVDLSKLEVGHSIHLADLQLPNGVTAVSQENLTVATASVPAGKVEAEGEAPAAGDAEAK; encoded by the coding sequence ATGAAAGTAATCGCATTTCCACGCAAAGAGCAGGGGACCGGAGCGAGCCGCCGCCTGCGCAATGCTGGTCAAACACCAGCTATCGTCTACGGCGGTACAGCTGCACCACTGAACATCGCTCTGGACCACAACGCGCTGTACCATGCGTTGAAGAAAGAAGCGTTCCACTCGTCGATCCTGGATCTGGAAATCGACGGCAAGGTTGAACAAGTTCTGCTGCGCGACTTCCAAGTCCACGCATACAAGCAACTGGTTCTGCACGTTGACTTCCAACGCGTCGATGCATCGCAAAAGATCCACGTCAAGGTGCCACTGCACTTCGTGAACGCTGAAATCTCCCCAGCAGTTAAGCTGGCGTCGGGCATCATCAGCCACGTCATAACCGAACTGGACATCTCCTGCTTGCCTAAGGATCTGCCGGAATTCGTTTCCGTCGATCTGTCGAAGCTGGAAGTCGGTCACTCGATCCACTTGGCTGACCTGCAATTGCCAAACGGCGTGACTGCTGTTTCGCAAGAAAACCTGACAGTTGCTACCGCTTCGGTACCAGCAGGCAAGGTTGAAGCTGAAGGCGAAGCGCCAGCAGCAGGCGACGCAGAAGCGAAGTAA